In Macadamia integrifolia cultivar HAES 741 chromosome 1, SCU_Mint_v3, whole genome shotgun sequence, a single window of DNA contains:
- the LOC122081353 gene encoding protein INVOLVED IN DE NOVO 2-like, with protein sequence MDESSDLSESEINEYGDKSYEKLKSGDPKVKISNDTYRCPFCLGKRKRDYLYKELLQHASGVGKGSSTRSVKQKANHLALAKFMERDIAPEGSLLQHVAVSGPPSGRDNDVFVWPWTGIVVNIPTDYKDRRYVGESGSKLREQFIRRGYNPVRVRPLWNYRGHSGTAIVEFNKDWPGFNNAMSFEKAYEADHYGKRDWSGRKHKGSSLYAWVAREDDYKSGGIIGEELQKIGDLKTISDIVAEEERKKKKLVSNLTSVIEIKNKHLKEMECKFTETSLSLSRLMDEKDELNREYNEKIQKMHQDAQNHIQRIFQEHQKIKGNLDSQMKELEQRGKELEKREAQNETERRKLQEDRDKNAMRNSSLQKATLEQKKADENVLKLADDHQRQKEELHKRIIQLEKQLDAKQALELEIERLKGTLEVMKHMGGDDDAEVQKKMESMKQELEDKEGDLEDLESLNQTLIVKERKSNDELQDARKELINGLKELSGRAQIGVKRMGDLNNKPFIDACKKKYSAEEAEEKAAGLCSEWDEHLREPAWHPFKIITADGKPQEIINEEDEKLKSLKNDLGDEVFKAVTTALKEINEYNPSGRYITSELWNFKEGRKATLKEGVSFILRQWKTYKRKRVT encoded by the exons ATGGACGAGAGTTCAGATCTAAGTGAGTCTGAGATAAATGAATATGGAGACAAGTCTTATGAAAAGCTGAAGAGTGGGGATCCCAAGGTGAAAATCTCAAATGACACTTACAGGTGCCCTTTTTGCTTgggcaagagaaagagagactacCTTTACAAGGAACTACTCCAACATGCTTCTGGGGTGGGTAAAGGGTCGAGTACCAGGAGTGTCAAGCAGAAGGCAAACCATCTGGCATTGGCAAAATTTATGGAAAGAGATATAGCCCCTGAAGGCTCTCTGTTGCAGCATGTGGCTGTATCTGGACCTCCGAGTGGTCGCGACAATGATGTATTTGTTTGGCCTTGGACAGGAATCGTTGTTAATATTCCAACTGATTACAAGGATAGACGATACGTGGGGGAAAGTGGTTCAAAGCTGAGAGAGCAGTTCATACGGAGAGGATATAACCCTGTAAGGGTCCGTCCTTTGTGGAATTATCGGGGTCATTCAGGGACTGCCATTGTGGAGTTCAACAAAGATTGGCCTGGATTTAACAATGCAATGTCGTTTGAGAAGGCTTATGAAGCTGATCATTATGGGAAAAGAGATTGGTCTGGAAGGAAACACAAAGGGTCCAGTTTATATGCTTGGGTTGCTCGTGAAGATGACTATAAATCTGGAGGTATTATAGGGGAGGAACTCCAAAAAATTGGAGATTTGAAAACCATTTCCGATATTGTGGCAGAAGAAGaacggaagaagaagaaacttgtTTCAAATCTTACCAGTGTTATTGAAATCAAGAATAAGCACTTGAAAGAAATGGAATGCAAATTCACCGAGACTTCTCTGTCTCTCAGCCGTTTGATGGACGAGAAAGATGAGCTAAATCGAGAATATAATGAAA AGATACAAAAAATGCACCAGGATGCACAGAACCATATCCAGAGAATATTTCAGGAACACCAAAAAATTAAGGGAAATTTAGATTCTCAGATGAAAGAGCTAGAGCAGCGTGGCAAGGAGTTGGAGAAGCGGGAGGCTCAAAATGAAactgaaagaagaaaactacagGAAGATAGGGACAAG AACGCAATGAGAAACAGTTCCCTTCAAAAGGCAACGCTAGAGCAGAAGAAGGCTGACGAAAATGTGCTGAAGCTGGCAGATGATCATCAG AGGCAAAAAGAAGAACTCCACAAGAGAATAATTCAATTAGAAAAGCAATTGGATGCCAAACAGGCACTAGAGTTGGAAATAGAACGGTTAAAGGGGACATTGGAAGTGATGAAACACATGGGGGGTGACGATGATGCAGAAGTTCAGAAAAAGATGGAGTCAATGAAGCAAGAGCTGGAGGATAAGGAAGGAGATTTGGAAGACCTTGAATCACTCAACCAAACTCTTATTGTGAAGGAACGCAAAAGCAATGATGAGCTGCAAGATGCTCGTAAGGAATTAATTAAT GGGTTGAAAGAATTGTCAGGTCGTGCTCAAATTGGAGTCAAGAGAATGGGAGATCTCAACAACAAACCATTTATTGATGCCTGCAAGAAGAAATACTCTGCtgaagaagcagaggaaaagGCTGCAGGTCTGTGTTCAGAGTGGGATGAGCACCTCCGAGAACCAGCATGGCACCCCTTCAAGATCATCACGGCTGATGGAAAACCACAG GAAATAATcaatgaagaggatgaaaaaCTGAAAAGCCTGAAGAATGATTTGGGTGATGAGGTTTTCAAGGCTGTTACGACAGCGCTGAAGGAGATAAATGAGTACAATCCAAGCGGAAGGTACATCACATCTGAGCTGTGGAACTtcaaagaaggaaggaaagctaCACTGAAAGAAGGAGTTTCATTTATACTGAGACAGTGGAAGACCTATAAGCGCAAGAGGGTGACCTAA